The window GTCCCCCGCCTGGCGTTCATCAACAAGATGGACCGCACCGGCGCCAACCCGTTCAAGGTGGTGCAGCAGGTCCGCAAGAAGCTCGGCGCCGACGCCGTGCTGATGCAGCTGCCGATCGGCAGCGAAGAGAACTTCAAGGGCGTGGTCGACCTGGTCGCCATGAAGGCCTACTTCTTCGACGGCGAGAAGGGCGAGGTGGTCCGCGTCGACGAGATCCCGGCCGACATGAAGGACGATGCGGAGGCCGCCCGGCACGAGATGCTCGAGTCGCTCTCCATGTACAGCGACGACCTCATGGAGAAGCTGCTCGGTGAGGAGGAGATCAGCGAGGAGCTGATCCACGACATCACCCGGCACGCGGTGATCGAGCAGGAGTTCACGCCGGTCTTCATGGGCTCGGCGTACAAGAACAAGGGCGTGCAGCCGCTGCTCGACGCCATCACCCGCTACCTGCCGTCGCCGACCGAGGTCACCAACAAGGGCGCCGACCCGCAGGACCCGGACAAGGTGATGAAGCTGGAGCCGGACGCCAGCAAGCCGCTGGTCGCGATGGGCTTCAAGCTCACCGACGACGAGTTTGGCCAGCTCACCTACACCCGCATCTACCAGGGCAAGGTGAAGAAGGGCGAGAGCTACTTCAACCAACGCACCGGCCGCAAGGAACGCTTCAGCCGCCTGGTCCGGATGCACTCCGACAAGCGTGAGGAGATCGACTCCGCGTCCGCCGGCGACATCATCGCCGTGATGGGCATCGACTGCGCGTCGGGCGACACCTACTGCGACCAGCCGAACTACTGCACGCTGGAGAACATCTACGTCGCCGAGCCGGTGATCAAGATGTCGATCAACCCGCTCAGCCGGGACAACAGCGACAAGCTCAGCAAGGCCCTGCAGCGGTTCCGCAAGGAGGACCCCACGTTCCACGTCTTCACCGACGAGGAGACCAACGAGACCGTCATCGCCGGCATGGGCGAGCTGCACCTGGAGATCTACGTCGAGCGGATCCGCCGCGAGTACGGCGTGGACGTCGAGGTCGGAGCCCCGAAGGTCAGCTACCGCGAGTCGGGCCAGCAGCCCTACGAGTTCGACCACACCCGCAAGAAGCAGACCGGCGGCTCGGGTCAGTACGGCTGCATCATGGGCGTCATGTCGCCGCAGACCGAGGAAGACCGCGAGGCGGTCCGCGAGACCGGCTCCGAACCGAACGAGCTGATCTTCATCGACAAGGTCACCGGCGGCCGCATCCCGAAGAACTTCATCCCGGCCATCGAGAAGGGCTTCCGCAACATGCTGGACAAAGGCCCGGTCGCCGGGTACCCGGTGGTCAACATGAAGATCGAGCTGGTGGACGGCAAGTACCACGACGTCGACTCGTCCGACATGGCGTTCATGCTCACCTCGCAGGAGTGCTTCCGCGAGCACTTCAACAAGATGAAACCCGTGCTGCTCGAGCCGATCATGCTGATGGAGATCGAGTGCCCCGAGGAGTTCCAGGGCCAGGTGGTCGGGCAGGTCAGCTCGAAGCGTGGCATGATCGTCGAGACCGAGACCAACGACGGCATGACCAAGATCATCGCTGAGGTCCCGCTCGCCGAGACCTTCGGCTACTCGACCGACCTGCGCAGCAACACGCAGGGCCAGGGCACGTTCTCGATGGAGTTCGCCAAGTACGCCCCGGTGCCGTCGAGCATCCAGACGGAGATCGTCGAGGAGCGCAAAAAGGAGCTGCAGCCCGCCTAGGGCTTTCCGGTGCGACCGCGACTGCAGACCATCAAGCCCCCCGGCGATCCGCCGGGGGGCTTTTTTTGTGCCCGGCTAGCGCTGCTCCGCCGCTCGCCCCGCACGAAGTTTGTGCCGCGGGACTCCGCGGGGTAGACTCACGGGCTGGGCCGACGAGTCGTCAGGGGCAAGACCGACGGCGCCCAACCAAGGCGGAGCCCTCTATCAATGCGCGTTCTCCGAGTCTTTGCCGTCGCGCTGGCGTGCGCCGGCCTCGCCGCGTCCGCTTGTGCGCAGTCGGACCCGGCCGGGTTCACGAACGTCTACAACATCGACTTCATCAGCCGGCTTAGCAGCGTGGGGTCCGACACGCAGATCAATCTGCTGGAGGGCGGGATGCTGTACGACAGGATCCAGGTCGGCTCGTTCAGCCCGCCGGGGTCGAACATCGAGCTCAACCTGCTCGGCGGCTCGTCGTTGATCCGCATCGACGCTTACTCGGGCAGCGTCACGAACCTGGTGGAGGGATCGGTCGGCGGCCAGGCCTACTTCTACGAGGGCAGCGTCCTGAACGTGCTGGGCGGAAGATTCTCCGCCCAGCTGTGGGCCCAGCCCGGGAGTGAGGTGAACATCCATAGCGGCGAGGTCACCGGTAGCCTCACGGCGTACGACCGGTCGGTGGTGAACGTCTTCGGCTCTGGGTTTGGCGACCAGGTCAACATCCAACCAGGCGCCAGCGTCAACCTGTCGGGAGGGGCGCTGGGCAACCGGGCGCGGCTCGACGGCAGGCTCGACTTGTCGGCCGGCTCCCTCGGCTCGGACGCCGCGGTCGCCGGCGTGGTCACGATCTCTGGGGGAAGCGTTGGCGACCGGCTCAAGATGTCGCCGGGCGCGGTGGTCGCGGTCAGCGGCGGCCGCGTTGGCGATCGCCTCAATGCGGCCGGTGGAACGCTCGACTGGTCGGGCGGCGGCATCGGCGACTACCTCGTCGTCGGGCCCGACGCGCTGCTCAACCTCGCTGGCGGCGAATTCTACCTGGGCGGCTTGCCCGTGGTTGGGCTGAACACGGCGGGCGACTCGCTGACCCTCGACCTGCCGGCCAATGCCGTGCTGACGGGCGTGCTGGCCGACGGCACGCCGTTCGCCCTCTCACCGAGTGACGGCGATCTGGTCACCGCCGGCACGCTCACGCTCCACTACGCAGAAACGCCGCCCGCCCCGCCAGGCGTGGTCGCCGCCGCGCCGGACCTGCTCGGCCTGCGGGCGGCGCAGGTTGTGGTGCTGGGGGACGGCGACGCCCTCGGCGACAACTTCAACGCCGGCCGCCTGTCGACCATCATCCAGGGCGCGGGCAGCATCATCGGCGCCAACCTCGAGCTGGTCGACGCCAACATGGTCATGGTCGGCGGCACGCTCGGCGACGACGCCGACGCGTTCGACGGCGCCGAGCTCACCGTCAGCGGCGGGCAGGTCGGCAACCGTATGCAGGTCCACAGCGGCGGCTCGGTGAAGATTACCGGCGGCGCGGTCGGCTCGTTCCTTGAGGCCCGCTCCGGTGGCCGTTTGCAGATCTCCGGCGGCGAGTTGGGCGCCGGCATGGTAGTCAGGGAGGGCGGTTCGCTGACGCTGTCGGGCGGGTCGGTTGCCGGCGGCTTCACCGTTAGCGAGGGGGCCGAAGTGTCGGTCCTGGGGGGCGAATTCAGGCTCAACGGCGCGACGCTCCCCGCGCTCGGGGCGCCAGGCGGGACCGCCACCGTCGAGCTCGGCGACAACGACGTGCTCACCGGTCTGCTGGCCGACGGCACGCTGCTGGCGCTCTCGCCGCTCGACCTCGACTCGATCGACGCGCCCATCCAACTCACGACCACCGCCCTGCCGACGCCGATCGCGTTCGAGCGGGTCGTCGACTCTGCTGAGCCCGAGACCAACCGGCTAGCGGCCGGTCAGAAGCTGACGCTTGTCGCCGGCGGGTCGCTGCCCGAAAACTTCCAGGCGAGTGGCGGCCAGCTCCGCCTCGAGGGCGGCGCGGTCGGCGGCGACCTCGAGGCGGTCAACGCTCAGATCACGATCACCGACGGTTCTCTTGGGAACGATGCCGACCTCTTCTCTGGCGCGTCGCTGCGTGCCGAGGGGGGGCAGGTCGGATCCGATCTGCAGGCGTTCTACGGCAGCTCGGTCGAGGTGGTCGGCGGGGGCCTGATTCTGCAACGCTTCGAGGCAATCGGCGCCACCGTGGATGTAAGCGGCGGGCGGGTGCGGTCCGGCTTTAGCGCCCGGGCCGGCGCAGAGGTCACCTTGTCGGGGGGCGCGATCGACAGCGCGACCACCAGCGACGGCGCCCGAGTCGTGGTGCAGGGGGGCGACATCGACGGCGCCATAGTTGTCGCCAACGGCGGGCTGCTCGAGCAGCAGGGCGGCGGCATCGGGAGTCGCTCCCGCGTCGAATCGGGCGGCGAGGCCGTCCTCTCCGGCGGCTCGATCGGGGACGCCCTCCGGGTGGACGAGGGCGGCGCCGCGACCATCGTCGGCGGCCAATTCCTGCTCAACGGCCAGCCGCTGCCGGTCCCGCGTCCTCTCGCGATCGACTTGGCGGACACCGACGTGCTTACCGGCGTCCTCGCCGACGGCACGCCATTCCTCTTCTCCCGGATGGATCGCGCGTCGATCCCGCGGCGGTCGCAGGCGCTCACCGCCGCGGACGCGCCGACGGCGAGCTTCACCGGCGACCTGTTCGCACCCGGCACGCTGATGCTGAGCCGTGTAGAAGTCCCGCCGGCCAAGCCCGGCCTGGCGCCGATCGGCGCCGAGCCGCCACGGGGCGTCCGCGATGGCCAGCTGGTCGTCGTCGACAACGGGCGTTCCTTGCCGAGCAACTTCAGCGCCGGCGCCGGGTCGGCGGTCGCGATCGTCGATGGTTCGATCGGCGGCAACCTCGAGATGAACGGCGCCTCGCTGCTGATGACCGGCGGCTCCGTCGGCTCGTACTCCGACGCCTTCAACGGCAGCACCGTCACCGTCGCCGGCGGGGTCGTGGGGCCGTACTTCGACTCGTTCGGCAGCACCGTGGTAGTATCCGGCGACGGCCGCGTTGACCCGGGGTTCAACGCGTTTGAGGGCTCTGAGGTAGTGATCAAGGGCGGACAGGTGCTCGGGGTCTCGGTGCACCAGAGCCGGCTCGACGCCACCGGCGGCTACACCCAAGGCGCCAGCATCTACGCCGAGGGCTACGCAACGGTCGACGGCGACGCCGAGCTGGCGAACGCTTTGGTTTACGCCGGCGGCCAGATCACGATCACTGGCGGGGCCGTAGGCTGGCTCCAGCTGCGCGGCGGCGAGGCGCTCTACACGGGCGGAGACCTCATGAACTTGACCGGCGACTCCGGCCTGCTGCGCGTCGAGGGCTACCAGTTCTTCGCAGACGGCGTCGACCTCACGTCGCAGATGACGCCCGGCGAGCCGCTGCGGATCGAGCAACGCAACTTCCAGCTCTCGGCGGTCCTGGCCGACGGCGGCGACGCCGCCTTCTACGTGGGCGCCAACTTCCAACCAAGGGCGATGCTCGAGCTGGTCCTCACCCCGCTGATCCTGGGCGACTTCGACCGCAGCGGCGTGGTCGACGCCGACGACCTGGTCGTCTGGCAATCGCAGTACGGGCAGCAGGTCGACTACCCCGGCGCGGGCGCCGACAGCAACCGCGACGGCGTCGTCGACGCGGCCGACTACACGATCTGGCGGGACAACCGCGCCACGCCGCGACGCGGCCTAGGGGCGGTCCCCGAGCCGGCGGCGGCGCTGCTAGTCGCGTTAGCGTTCACCGCGGCATTGCCTCGCCCTCGCCGCTAGTGCTGCTGGTCAGCTTGGTCTCGTGCCAACTGGCATGCTGGTGAGCGGGCCGTGGGGCGGCCACGCTGCTAGTGCGCCCCCTGCGGCACTGCCGCAGCAGCTTGACGCAAGAGCACCTCGGCGGCCGGCAGGCTCAGGCGACGTTCTACTACTTCAAGGACGACCACGGATGGTTTCTCATTGGCGATGAGCTCGGGGTCGAGGGAGAAGCCCTTGACGAAGACGCAGCGCTTAAAATGCCGAGCCAGCACCGGCAGCATCACTTCCCCGAACGAGTCAATGTAGACGATGGCCGAGTCGTACTCGCCGTCGGCGCAGTGGGTGACCAGCCGCTGCCGCGGATCGAAGTGGTCCAGGAACCCCCCTCGGTTGTCGAACCCCGGTTCGGGGATGGGCGAGCCGTCCGCAGTGGCCACCTCCCGCGGCGGTTCGAGCGAGACGCTGAAGATCTCTTCCGGCATCAGCCGCGCCATCCCAATCTGACGCGAAAGGTCGCCGCCGTTCTCCGACCGCGTCCGCCGCTCGATCGAGGACGGCTCGACCGGTTCGCCCAGCAACGGGCCGAAAGCGGTTGTCAGCTCGCGGGCGGCGATCGCCGCCCCGTACTGGTTCCAGTGCGTGTCGGTCAGGTGGTAGCACCGGGCGTCCGCCTTGGCGCGGACGAGGGCGTCGTTCGGGTCGACGATCGTGAGGCCAGCGGCTCGGGCCGCGTCGACGAATTCCTCCTTGCGGCCCGGCCGGGACGCGACGGTGAAGCGGTCGTCGACGTGCTCGGGGTAGACGGAGTACTTGTTGGGCGCCACCAACATGACGAACTGGGCGCCGCCCTGTTCGGCGGCCGCCTGCCAAGCGGCGGCGGCGTCGACCCACTCCGAGAGCTCCCGGGGGCTGAACGGGTCGAGGCGGCGGTACTGCTGGAGCGACGACTCGCTCTTCAGGAACAACCAGCCGTCCGTGCCCAACGCCACGTTCGGCGAAGGGGAGGTCGCGAGCCCGTCGACCATCAGTCGGCCGTGCAGCTCCAGGCACAGGTCGCGGGTGGCGAACGCACGCTCGAAGTAGTACTTGAACCCACCAGGGTAGGAGATCGCCTCGCGCAGCGAGGCGGGCGTAGCGGGGGGTGGGGGTCGGTGCGCGGCGGTTTGGTCGAGCAGCCGGAGCCCGACCACCGAGCAGAAGAGCGTCGCGAGGATCACGGCGGCCAGCGTGAGGAACGTGCCGATCTCGACAGTCCGGACTTGGCGACGGAAGGGGCTCATGGCTGCGGTGGTCCTGGGCGTCAGAATTGAAAGTAGATGAACGGGTTGTACGCGTCGCTCGCGGCCCGGATGGTTACAAGCACCGCCAGGACCCCGTAGACCGCGGCGTGCAGCGTCGTTGTTGCCGCCGCCCGGCTCGGCCGCCGCCCCGTGCGGGCCGCCGCCCGCGTGAGCACCAGCAGGATCGGCGTGCAGGCGATCGCCGCCGCGAAGAAGACCAGCAGATGGGCCGGGAAGACGAACTCGGCGATGGTGTGCTGCAACCCGGGACTGCCGGTCAGGCCGAACATCGCGCCCAGGTACCCAAGGAAGTAGCCGAAGGCGTCTCCCTCGGGGGTGGGACCTGTCGACGCGCGGAACAAGATCCAGCCGATGACCGTCCCCAACATGGCGTAGGCCCACCCGATCGGCGCCGGCATCTTTGAAAGCAGCCGACCAAGACCGGCCCGCTCGGCGATCAAGAACAACCCGTGGTACGCCCCCCACAGGATGAAGCCCCACCCGGCGCCGTGCCACAGGCCGCAGAGCAAGAAGACGATCAGGAGGTTGCGGTAGGTGGCGGCCTCACCGCCCCGGTTCCCGCCTAGTGGGATGTACACGTAGTCCCGGAACCAGCTCGACAGCGAGATGTGCCAGCGGCGCCAGAACTCGGTGATCGACCGGGAGATGTACGGGTAGTTGAAGTTGCGTGGGATCCGGAAGCCGAACAGCCTGCCCAGCCCGACGGCCATGTCCGAGTAGCCGCTGAAGTCGAAGTAGATCTGGAACGTGTAGGCGATCGCGCCAGTCCAGGCCAGCGGGGCGCCGAGCTCGTCGGCAGGGAGGGAGAAGACCCCGTCGGCAACCTCGGCCATTGGGTTGGCGATCAGGAGCTTCTTGGCCGCCCCGATGACGAACCGCCGCGAGCCCGCCGCCATCAGCGAGAACCGCCAGAGTCGGCCGTGGAGCTGGTCGCGGAGCTGGGTGTAACGGACGATCGGGCCCGCGATGAGTTGTGGAAAGAGGGCGATGTACAAACCGAGGTCGAGCGGGTTGCGCTGCGGACGGGTCCGTCGCGCTGCGACATCGAGCACGTACGACAGGCCCTGGAACGTGAAGAACGAAATGCCGATCGGCAGGTGGGTCGACGCGAGGCGGGCGACTATGCCGGAGTCGAGCGCCGGGGTGTTCTGCGCGATGAACCCGGCGTACTTGAAATACACGAGCGGCGCAAGGTTCACCGCGACGGTCGCCGCCACCAGCGCGCGGGTGGCCCACGGCGACCCGTGCACGCGGTCGATGGCCAGGCCGAGCAGGTAGTTGGCCCCGATCGAGCCGATCATTACCGCCACGTACTCTTTCTCGCCGAGCGCGTAGAAAACCAGGCTGGCTCCGAGCAGCAGTGCGTTGCGCAGTGGCAGCGGGCAGAGGGCGTACGCCATAACCACCAGCGGCAGGAAGACAAACAGGAAGGTCGGTTCCACGAAGAGCATGAGGTGTCGCCGAGAGTCGTGATGGGTGGCGTGTCGCGGTTAGGGGGCGTTGTGCTTGGGGCGTGCACTGAGCCACCACAGCGACTAGCCGGGGAGGGCGAACGACCGCCTGCGGGACGCCGCCGTTCGGAGCCGTTCGGTGTGCGCAAGAAGGTGAGGCAGGGTCGTCGGTTCTCGACCTGAGGGATCGATTGTCATCTTAATTGGCGGCCGCAAAGGATACCAAGAATTCTGCACCAGCGTTCTAGGCCGTTCAGGACCCTTGCCCGACGAGTACCGTCAGGGGCTGTGCGCGGCGGCAGCCCGCGACCCGTGAGCCCCCACCGGGCGCTAATCCGAAGCACCGGCCACTCGCCACGATCTAACAAGCAGCGAGGGGGTTGTTTCTTGCTTGTCTCTTGCCTGCCGTCGAGGACGCCGCTCGGCTGTCGCAGGGCTACGCCGGCCGGCAGGGTGGCACATCCCTGCCAGGGCGTGGCGGCGTTGGTGGTGATTCACCACGCCCATTATGGGCGTGCTACCCGTGGCCAGTCCGGCGACGGGTTTCTCGCCAGTTTTGCGTAGCGACGGGGCCAGCAGGCGTATCTAATGAGGGTTGCGCTGGCTGACGGTTGCGGCGCTGCCGCCGCCGACGGCAGCCCGGGTTCGGTGGGGCTTGCGCGCTGGCCAAGCGTTGAGAAGCCCGTGCCCGTGGCGACCACTGTGGGACAAAACCCACGTAGGGCGATCGGGGCGTTTGTCGCAAGTGCTTTTGGAATAGCGGCTTACGGAAATCATGGCCGTCGGTAAAGTCCGGGTTTTGTCCCCTCCGTTGAAAGTTTCGGACTAGACCCGCCGGTGGCGGCTGCGGATCGAGCGCCCTTCCTTAGTTTCCTGCGGGAAGAGAGAATGGGGGATTGTCGCACGCCCGGCGGCGCTGGCGGGTCCCCCACCTTGCGGTGGGGGCTGTCCGAGGCCGACCGCTCCCTAGCGTCCTCCCACCTGAAATCCATCCTCACTGCTGGCCCCTATGGCGTCTGCTCCGACCGAATCGACCCCCCAGCCCGCGCCCAAGAAGAAGCCGTCCGGCAAGCTGGTCGACCCGAAGTTCATCCGCAACTTCTCGATCATCGCGCACATCGACCACGGCAAGAGCACGCTGGCCGACCGCCTGCTGGAGGTGACCGGCACGGTCACCCAGCGGGAGATGAAGGAGCAGCTGCTAGACGACATGGCGCTCGAGCGGCAGCGCGGCATCACGATCAAGGCGAACTCGGTCTCGATGCGGGTGGTGTACGAGGGGCAGCAGTACGAGCTGAACCTGATCGACACGCCGGGCCACGTCGACTTCCAGTACGAGGTGTCGCGGTCGCTGACCTGCTGCGAGGGCGCGCTGCTGCTGGTCGACGCGTTCCAGGGCGTCGAGGCCCAGACCGTGGCCAACGCGTACAACGCCATCGAGCACGACCTCGAGATCGTGCCGGTGCTCAACAAGATCGACCTGGTGCACGCCCGGCCTGACGAGGTCAAGGAGGAGATCGAGCAGACCTTGGGCCTGGACGCGTCCGAGGCGATCGGCTGCAGCGCGAAGACCGGGCTCAACTGCCAGGCGGTGATCGACGCGGTGATCGCACGGATCCCGCCGCCGACCGGCGACAACACCGCGCCGCTGCAGGCGATGGTGTTCGACAGCCTGTACGACGAGTTCCGCGGCGCGATCATCTTCGTGCGGGTGATGAACGGCGTGGTCCGCAAGGGCGACCGCATCAAGTTCCTGCAGGCGGGCACCGAGCACGAGGTGGTCGAGATCGGCCAGAAGACCCCCAAACGCACCGCGACCGACAGCCTGTCCGCGGGGCAGGTGGGCTACATGGTCTGCAACATCAAGTCGCTCGGCAACGTGCACATCGGCGACACCGTGACCACCGCGCGGGGCCAGCAGGCCGAGCCGCTGCCGGGCTACGAGCAGCCGAAGCGGATGGTGTTCTGCGGGCTGTACCCGTCGGACGGGCAGGACTTCGAGCAGCTCCGCGAGGCGCTCAGCAAGCTGCAGGTGAACGACCCGAGCTTCGTGTTCGAGCCGGAGACCTCCGACGCGCTCGGCTTCGGTTTCCGCTGCGGCTTCCTGGGCCTCTTGCACATGGAGATCGTGCAGCAGCGGCTGGAGCAGGAGGCCGACATCGACCTCGTGCAGACCGCGCCGAACGTCACGTACAAGATCCAGCGGAAGAACGGCGAGTGGATCGAGGTCCACACGCCGACCCGTGTCCCCGAGATGGGCGACATCGAAAGCTTCGAGCAGCCGGTCGTGCGGGTCAGCTTCGTGATGCCGGCGGAGTACGTGGGCGGGATCATGAAGCTGTGCGCCGACCGCCGCGGCGCTTTCGTGCGGCAGGAGTACCTCAGCCCGATCCGCGTGATGCTGGTGTACGACATCGCCCTCGCCGAGGTGGTGTACGACATGCACGACAAGCTCAAGAGCACGACCAAGGGCTACGGCACCATGGACTACGAGCTCCGCGGCTACGAGCAGGGCGACCTCGTGCGGATGGACATCCTGGTCAAGGGCGAGCGGATCGACGCGCTGTCGATTGTGTGCGACCGCCGCGACGCCGACTCCCGCGGCCGGGCGATCATCAAGAAGCTCCGCCAGGAGATCCCCCGGCACATGTTCGAGGTCGCGCTGCAGGCGGCCATCGGCACGCGGATCATCGCCCGCGAGACCATCAGCGCGATGAGCAAGAACGTCACGGCCAAGTGCTACGGCGGCGACATCAGCCGCAAGCGGAAGCTGTGGGAGAAGCAGAAGGAAGGCAAGAAGCGGATGAAGTCGATCGGCCAGGTCGACATCCCGCAGAAGGCGTTCCTGGCGGTGCTGGAGACCGGCGATGGCGACAAGCAGGGCTGAGGCCAACGAAGGGCCGCGCGGCGCATCCGCGACGCTTCATGGGTTGGTTGCAGCCACGAACAGCGCGGGCCTGTTACTCGGCCGCGGCGTTTGGCTCGGGGCCGCGGGAGCCTAGTTCGCGGTCGAGGTCCAGCAGGGACGACGGGTCGTCCTTCACCAGGTTGAACTTGTGCACGATGTCGCGGAGGGACTTTTCCTCTTCGACTTGTTCTTTGACAAACCACTCGAGCTCCACGAGGGCGGCGAACGCCTTCTGCTCGATGGCCAGCTCGAACAGGTTGTCGATCTGGCTGGTGACGGTCCGCTCCTGCTCCAGCGCGGCCTCGAACACCTGCGGGATGCTTTCGTAGTCCTTGCGGGGCTCGGCCAGCGCCTGCAGCACGACGCGGCTGCCGCGGGCGGTGAGGAAGTCGTACAGCCGCATGGCGTGGTCGTTCTCCTCGGCGCTCTGGGCACGCATCCAGGCGGCGCAGCCGAGGAACTGCTCGTGCTCGAGGTAGGCCGACATCGCCAGGTAGCTGTAGGACGAGCTGAGCTCGTTCTTGATCTGGTCGTTGATGGCGTCCTGCATGACCGGCGAGAGTTCTTTCATAGCGGCGTATCCGTGAGCGGCGCGTCGAGCGGCGGGGCGAGGTGTACGTGACAGCTGAGCGATACAGCTGTGCGGCAAAGAAAAAAGCAGCGGGGGAGGACTGACCTCCGCCCGCTGCTCTGAGGGTACCAAGATGAGGACCGACCGCCCAGGAGGGCCGCCTCGATGCGACCAACCGAAG is drawn from Posidoniimonas polymericola and contains these coding sequences:
- the fusA gene encoding elongation factor G; the protein is MNLKNVRNIGISAHIDSGKTTLSERILFYAGRIHKIEDVRGGGDGATMDHMELEKERGITITSAATSLQWKNYDINLIDTPGHVDFTVEVERSLRVLDGAILVLCSVGGVQSQSMTVDRQMKRYHVPRLAFINKMDRTGANPFKVVQQVRKKLGADAVLMQLPIGSEENFKGVVDLVAMKAYFFDGEKGEVVRVDEIPADMKDDAEAARHEMLESLSMYSDDLMEKLLGEEEISEELIHDITRHAVIEQEFTPVFMGSAYKNKGVQPLLDAITRYLPSPTEVTNKGADPQDPDKVMKLEPDASKPLVAMGFKLTDDEFGQLTYTRIYQGKVKKGESYFNQRTGRKERFSRLVRMHSDKREEIDSASAGDIIAVMGIDCASGDTYCDQPNYCTLENIYVAEPVIKMSINPLSRDNSDKLSKALQRFRKEDPTFHVFTDEETNETVIAGMGELHLEIYVERIRREYGVDVEVGAPKVSYRESGQQPYEFDHTRKKQTGGSGQYGCIMGVMSPQTEEDREAVRETGSEPNELIFIDKVTGGRIPKNFIPAIEKGFRNMLDKGPVAGYPVVNMKIELVDGKYHDVDSSDMAFMLTSQECFREHFNKMKPVLLEPIMLMEIECPEEFQGQVVGQVSSKRGMIVETETNDGMTKIIAEVPLAETFGYSTDLRSNTQGQGTFSMEFAKYAPVPSSIQTEIVEERKKELQPA
- a CDS encoding alginate O-acetyltransferase AlgX-related protein, which codes for MSPFRRQVRTVEIGTFLTLAAVILATLFCSVVGLRLLDQTAAHRPPPPATPASLREAISYPGGFKYYFERAFATRDLCLELHGRLMVDGLATSPSPNVALGTDGWLFLKSESSLQQYRRLDPFSPRELSEWVDAAAAWQAAAEQGGAQFVMLVAPNKYSVYPEHVDDRFTVASRPGRKEEFVDAARAAGLTIVDPNDALVRAKADARCYHLTDTHWNQYGAAIAARELTTAFGPLLGEPVEPSSIERRTRSENGGDLSRQIGMARLMPEEIFSVSLEPPREVATADGSPIPEPGFDNRGGFLDHFDPRQRLVTHCADGEYDSAIVYIDSFGEVMLPVLARHFKRCVFVKGFSLDPELIANEKPSVVVLEVVERRLSLPAAEVLLRQAAAAVPQGAH
- a CDS encoding MBOAT family O-acyltransferase; translation: MLFVEPTFLFVFLPLVVMAYALCPLPLRNALLLGASLVFYALGEKEYVAVMIGSIGANYLLGLAIDRVHGSPWATRALVAATVAVNLAPLVYFKYAGFIAQNTPALDSGIVARLASTHLPIGISFFTFQGLSYVLDVAARRTRPQRNPLDLGLYIALFPQLIAGPIVRYTQLRDQLHGRLWRFSLMAAGSRRFVIGAAKKLLIANPMAEVADGVFSLPADELGAPLAWTGAIAYTFQIYFDFSGYSDMAVGLGRLFGFRIPRNFNYPYISRSITEFWRRWHISLSSWFRDYVYIPLGGNRGGEAATYRNLLIVFLLCGLWHGAGWGFILWGAYHGLFLIAERAGLGRLLSKMPAPIGWAYAMLGTVIGWILFRASTGPTPEGDAFGYFLGYLGAMFGLTGSPGLQHTIAEFVFPAHLLVFFAAAIACTPILLVLTRAAARTGRRPSRAAATTTLHAAVYGVLAVLVTIRAASDAYNPFIYFQF
- the lepA gene encoding translation elongation factor 4 yields the protein MASAPTESTPQPAPKKKPSGKLVDPKFIRNFSIIAHIDHGKSTLADRLLEVTGTVTQREMKEQLLDDMALERQRGITIKANSVSMRVVYEGQQYELNLIDTPGHVDFQYEVSRSLTCCEGALLLVDAFQGVEAQTVANAYNAIEHDLEIVPVLNKIDLVHARPDEVKEEIEQTLGLDASEAIGCSAKTGLNCQAVIDAVIARIPPPTGDNTAPLQAMVFDSLYDEFRGAIIFVRVMNGVVRKGDRIKFLQAGTEHEVVEIGQKTPKRTATDSLSAGQVGYMVCNIKSLGNVHIGDTVTTARGQQAEPLPGYEQPKRMVFCGLYPSDGQDFEQLREALSKLQVNDPSFVFEPETSDALGFGFRCGFLGLLHMEIVQQRLEQEADIDLVQTAPNVTYKIQRKNGEWIEVHTPTRVPEMGDIESFEQPVVRVSFVMPAEYVGGIMKLCADRRGAFVRQEYLSPIRVMLVYDIALAEVVYDMHDKLKSTTKGYGTMDYELRGYEQGDLVRMDILVKGERIDALSIVCDRRDADSRGRAIIKKLRQEIPRHMFEVALQAAIGTRIIARETISAMSKNVTAKCYGGDISRKRKLWEKQKEGKKRMKSIGQVDIPQKAFLAVLETGDGDKQG
- a CDS encoding ferritin, which codes for MKELSPVMQDAINDQIKNELSSSYSYLAMSAYLEHEQFLGCAAWMRAQSAEENDHAMRLYDFLTARGSRVVLQALAEPRKDYESIPQVFEAALEQERTVTSQIDNLFELAIEQKAFAALVELEWFVKEQVEEEKSLRDIVHKFNLVKDDPSSLLDLDRELGSRGPEPNAAAE